TTTGACATGAGGAACTTATTGTTTGCTCtcatggagggagagaggagggttaaAGTGTATctcccccccccaccttttttttttgagatctgtctttattatttttaatttatttattttaattggaggctaattactttacaatattgtggtggtttttgccatacatagacatgaatcagccatggatgtacatgtgtcctcctatcctgagcccctctcccaactctcttcccaccccatcgctctgggttgtcccagagcaccagcgttgactgccctgcttcatgcatcaaacttgcactggtcatctattttacaaatggtaatatacatgtttcagtgctattctctcatatcttcccacccttgccttctcccacatagtccataagtctgttcttacattgtgtctcttgctgtcttgcatataggttcattgttaccgtctttctaaattccatatatattcgttaatatactgtactggtgtttctctttctgacttatttcactctatataataggctccagtttcatccacctcgttagaattgactcaaatgcattcttttttataactgagtaatattccattgtgtatcagtcagtcagttcgtcgctgtcatgtctgactctttgagaccctatgaattccagcaggccaggcctccctgtccatcaccaactcccggagttcactcaaactcatgtgcatcgagtcggtgatgccatccagccatctcatcctctgtcgtccccttttcctcctgcccccaatccctcccagcaacagagtcttttccaatgagtcatgttaccacaacttccttatccattcgtctgtgatggacacagaggttacttccatgtcctagctactgtaaacagtgcttcagtgaactttgggttacatgtgtctctttcaattctggtttcctcagtgtgtgtgcccagcaggagattgctgggtcatatggcagttctatttccagttttttaaggaatctccacactgtactCATTCGAATAGTGGCTGTACTCATTGCATTCCTACCAACTGTGTAAGagagctcccttttctccacatcctctccagcacttattatttgtagactttttgatggcagtcattctgactggcatgagatggtaccttattgtggttttgatttgcgtttctctgatgatGATGTCAAGTattatttcatgtgtttgttagccatctctatgttttctttggagaaatgtctgtttagttcctcagcccttttttttttttaatttaattgtttatttttctggaattgagctgcataagctgcttgtatattttggagattaattctttgtcagttgtttcatttgctattattttctcccattctgaaggctgccttgtttatagtttccttcattgtacaaaagtttttaggtttaattaggtctcattagtttatttgtgcttttatttccattattctgagaggtgggtcattaaagttgagagagtcaattctgaggcaggttgataagaagtccagggtacctgaggaggagaaagaggtctAGGTCTCTAAAGGGGACAggagtctggaattctcaaggagaaggaaaggacaaacttttttttctacatacctTAGTCtagtaaggattatataacaacaatgtatcctgcttgaggacacaTTTCTCGGTCTTGAGAAACTTCTGACTAatcctattatcttaaaatgtatacatgggattgggtctggtaagatctttctattattaattctaattattaattattctaattatttctaattaatcattaataaataaataaatattaattaattaattattctaattaattataaattatcaATTCTAATCCTgccatcttaaaatgtaaattgtgggaggtctagtaagatctttacaaccttgagacattcttttgatttaataACCAGTTGAAAAAGTATGTAATTCCCTTTCCGAAGACTAGAGAGGGGGgcattctctgtcccccttctgatgtctacgtCAGAAGCATTCtatcctttttcactttaataaaactgctacacaaaagctcttgagtgatcaagcctggtctctggtcccgaagctaaatctttggAATCTTCATGAATCTGACATTGTTCATTGTAAACTATCAAAGTGTATCTCTTTCACTGCTATATCTTAAGTAActtgttttattgaaatatagttgatttacaatattatattagattCTGATGTGcaacatagtaattcaatatCTTCATAGATAAAgtaaatttaaagttattataaaacattggatatatttcctgtgctatactatgtaattttataattattattttatacaaaatGGTTTGTACATCTTAATCCCTTATCACTATTTTACCCCTCCTCCATTTTCTCTCCTCATTGGTAACCACTAGATTGTTCTCTATATTTgggagtttctttctgttttgctaGTCAttcatgcggagaaggcaatggcgccccactccagtactctttcctggaaaatcccatggagagaggagcctggtaggctgcagtccatggggtcactaagagtcggacacgactgagcaacttcactttcacttttcactttcatgcattggagaaggaaatggcaacccactccagtgttcttgcctggagaatcccagggacaggggagcctgatgggctgccgtctatggggtcgcacagagttggacacgactgaagcaacttagcagcagcagcagcagtcattcaTGATATTCATTCATGATAAGTGATAACactgtatttgcctttctctgatttatttcactaagcaaaGTACCCTCCAGATCCATTGCACtaaaaaattcagaaactttACAAGTTAAGGTGACATTTAAGATAATGAGTATTGTCAGGTCCCTTGCAACAATACAATACTAtttagaaacagacatagaatTAGAGAAATAGAAAACTGAAACAAATACAAACTTTCCACCAATATAAGAAAAGTTTTTCTTGGATCattcacataaaatttttttctgaagttaGCAAACATGAACACatatgtgaaaattataaagagacCCATGTCATAAGAGTGGTGCTGTTAAACAGACATAGAAAGAGCTATCTTGGCTTTCCCCTTTCTAGTTTACAAATCAATGAAAGTGCAATCATATTTGCTCTTCATATAAGCTAACACATGCAACACATACTTCTTCATGGTTTCCACAGATCATCTGGAGATACAACTGGATCTTGGATGGTTGGGCAAGGGTGTATACAATTGTCCTCATTGTTCACTTACTCACAGGTACGTGATCAGGACTTATAACCTATGAATGTCTTCTGCACAGGCATTTGGCCACTTTGACCTGTATATCCTTTGTCTTCATGCCATAAATGATGGGATTGAACATTGAGGGTATAAGAAGGTAGAGATTGGCAAGAAGAATGTGGGCAGGAAGTGGGATATTGTGACCAAGGCGGTGGGTGAGAGAAGAGAAGAGTGCAGGCACATAAGTGATAAGGATGACAAAGAGGTGGGCTGAGCAGGTGTTAAGGGCTTTGTAGATGGCATCTCGAGAATTGAGACGTATCACGGCCTGCAAGATGAGACCATAAGAGAGGCCAATGAGCACTAAATCAAGCCCCACCACAAGAAGAATCACAAACAGCCCATAGATCCGGTTACGCCTGGTGTCATCACAGGCCAGTTTCACCACAGCCATGTGGTCACAGTAGGTGTGAGGAATGACCATGTGGCAGAAGGTCAACCTTTGCAGTAGAAGAGGCATGGGCAGGATAAGAATCACCCCCTTGGCTAAAGCCATCAGTCCCAGGCGTCCAACTAAGGAATGGCTCAGAACTGCGTTGTAGCGTAGTGGCTCACACACAGCCACAAATCGGTCAAAGGCCATTGCAACAAGTAGGGCTGATCGTACCACGGATGTTCCATGGATGAAAAACATCTGAGTGAAACAGGCATTGACAGCTATGTCCCGATCATTGAACCAGAAGAGGCAGAGGAGCTTAGGCAACAGAGCCAGAGTGGATATAAGGTCAGCCACCATCAGCAGAGCCAGGAGCAGGTACATTGGTGTGTGAAGTGTGGGCTCCCTGGCCAGCATGAAAAGGATGGCACCATTACTGATGAGGATAGCCAAAAACatggagaagaaaggaagagataacCATAAGTGCTGTGCCTCTAAGCCAGGTATGCCCATCAAAGTGAAGGTCATAAAGTTGGAGTGGTTGAAGATAGCATAGTAGAAACTGGTGGTGGTTGATAAAGGAAGTTTTGACACTTCCCAATGAGACATGGCAGTGtgccgtttttttttttaatatcagtttGGCTTTCAGTGACTCACTTGAGTTAGGGTTCagagaa
This sequence is a window from Bubalus kerabau isolate K-KA32 ecotype Philippines breed swamp buffalo chromosome 15, PCC_UOA_SB_1v2, whole genome shotgun sequence. Protein-coding genes within it:
- the LOC129628459 gene encoding olfactory receptor 52P1-like codes for the protein MSHWEVSKLPLSTTTSFYYAIFNHSNFMTFTLMGIPGLEAQHLWLSLPFFSMFLAILISNGAILFMLAREPTLHTPMYLLLALLMVADLISTLALLPKLLCLFWFNDRDIAVNACFTQMFFIHGTSVVRSALLVAMAFDRFVAVCEPLRYNAVLSHSLVGRLGLMALAKGVILILPMPLLLQRLTFCHMVIPHTYCDHMAVVKLACDDTRRNRIYGLFVILLVVGLDLVLIGLSYGLILQAVIRLNSRDAIYKALNTCSAHLFVILITYVPALFSSLTHRLGHNIPLPAHILLANLYLLIPSMFNPIIYGMKTKDIQVKVAKCLCRRHS